The Hippopotamus amphibius kiboko isolate mHipAmp2 chromosome 16, mHipAmp2.hap2, whole genome shotgun sequence genomic interval GCAGACGACCCGTGCTACCTCCAGCTGCTCTGCACCGTGCTCTTCACGCCTGTCTACCTGGCCCTCCTGGTCGCCTCACTGCCCTTCGCATTCCTTGGGTTCCTCCTCTGGTCCCCCCTACAGTCTGCCCGCCGGTCCTATGTCTACTCCCGGCTGGAGGACAAGGGTGCAACCGGTGGGGCAGCCCTGCTAAGTGAATGGAAGGGTACGGGTTCTGGCAAAAGCTTCTGCTTCGCCACCGccaatctctgcctcctcccGGACTCACTGGCCAGGCTCAACAACGTTTTCAACACCCAAGCCCGGGCCAAAGAAATCGGGCAGAGAATCCGCAACGGGGCCAGTAGGCCCCAGATCAAAATCTACATCGACTCGCCCACCAATACCTCCATCAGCGCCGCCAGCTTCAGCAGCCTGGTGTCACCGCAGGGCAGTGATGGTGTGGCCCGGGCCGTCCCTGGGAGCATTAAGAGGACGGCCTCCGTGGAGTACAAGGGTGACGGTGGCCATCACCCCAGTGACGAGGCTGCCAACGGCCTGGCCTCTGGGGACCCGGCCGACGGCGGCGGCAGCCTTGAGGATGCCTGCATCGTGCGCATCAGTGGCGATGAGGGGGGCCGGCCCCCCGAAGCCGTCGACACCCCCACTGGGGACCAGGCCAGGAACGGGGCCGGTGGGGGCCCACGGGGCCAGACACCCAACCACCATCAGCGGGATGGTGACTCGGGGAGCCTGGGCAGCCCCTCGGCCTCCAGGGAGTCCCTGGTGAAGGTGCGGGCCGGGGCCGACGGCGGCAGTGGGGAGCCGGGCGCCAACAGCAAGCTCCCGTACAAGGCCTCGGCGGTGAAGAAGGCCGCCGCACGCAGGAGGCGCCACCCGGACGAGGCCTTTGACCACGAGGTCTCAGCCTTCTTCCCTGCCAACCTGGACTTCCTGTGCCTGCAGGAGGTGTTTGACAAGCGGGCGGCTGCCAAGTTGAAAGACCAGCTGCACGGCTACTTCGAGTACATCCTCTATGATGTCGGGGTCTACGGCTGCCATGGCTGCTGCAGCTTCAAGTGTCTCAACAGCGGCCTGTTCTTTGCCAGCCGCTACCCCATCATGGATGTGGCCTATCACTGTTACACCAATGGGCGGTTCTCCGACAGCCTGGCCTCGAAGGGAGCGCTGTATCTCAAGGTAGGAGGCCTCGGCCAGCAGGTCCCAGAGCCACGGGGGGAGGCAGGCTGCAGCCAGGGGTCCTCACTCCCTTGGAGGGCAGGGGGCAAAGCCCTTCATGAAGCTGAACTGGGGGGGCCCCCGCTCAGGGACAAGGGAAAGAACGTAGGGACAGGAGCCGAGGCTCCAGGTTGGGTGATCTCGGGCAAGTTCCTCAGATCTCTGAGCCaccatttccccatctgtaaaatgggggcaacaCAGAGTCTACTCACATGATGGGGAGTGGTGAGGCCTGGGAGGTTCTCATGGTGCTGGTGGTGAAGGTGGCAGGCGGTGGttaagaggaggaggaggaggcagggagccctTTCTCTGAGTCATTGCAGACAAATGGCTGTAGCCTTGCAGGCAAGGCTCTGAGGCCTCGGCTGTAACCACACCCGCTCCCTCAGGCCACCAGCCTCACTGGCCGGGACGCCCTCTCCCTCCTGGCTGTCACGCAGCTGCCACACCAGGCACTCTGCCCACCAGCCCGAGGCTTCACTTCCGTAGTCACTAATTAAAGTGAATCATAATTATTTCTGCTAATTTGGATGCAATTGAAGGAGTTTTTAGACCATGGTAATTTGGTCATTACACATTATCTTCTCCTGAGCCTGACATGCTCAGCGTGTCGACTTTCTGCTCCCAATCCAAAAGCTGCTCTTGGTGCTTCCAGAGTTTTCTGAACCACCATTTGGCCAGGTGCTACAGAACAGGGCTTTCTGCCTCCAGAGGCAGCAGCTGCTTTGGATGTGGGTTCTCTCCATATTCCCCTCGAGACTTCACAGTTCCCCTAGACGGGGGTCCATGAATGGAGGGGGCTGGTGCGGCTACCGTGGAGTCCAGCACGGTGAGGCCCTCATCCCCAGGCCTCAGCTCTGACCGTGCTCGGCCTGTTGAGAAAAGTGCCACCTGTCAGTCAAGCTCCTGCCCGGGGTGAAGGCCCAGGCGGATCACCCACATGGAGCCTGCCGGAGCCGGGGCCCCAGCCCATCACCCAGACCCCCATTCCCGTTGTTCAGGCCTCTTGTGTGACTCGGCAGGTGCAGAGCTGGGGCTGCCAGCTCTCCATTCACAGCCTGAGATGCTGAAATTGAAGGTACTCCTCTTACCGGAGAACAGCCTCCCCATTTTGGCATATGGTTCCTCAGTGTTCTGTTCCACGGAGGCATTTTTGTCTCAGCAGCCCGAGTGACtttctggggaaggaggggacgTCAGTTTGTGGGTGGGGGGAACACAACTTCTCCCTCCCGCCCACCCTACTATAGATGGCTCAAAGGCCAGGGCCCCTTCAAGCCCGCCCCCAGCCCAcatgccccctcctcctctccttcctcagtCCAGTACCGTGACTACCATGCCCACAAGTCTCCTTGGGACAGCCCCTCTGCCATGGGCTTTCCTCCCACCCCCTACCTCTCTAGCCATTCCTTCCAGGCCCCATGTTGCCTGTCCATCCTTTAAATGCTGATGCTCCCTCAACCGCCTAGATCTAAAACTAGTCTGCAGATATGTTTAATTTGGTCCACGCCATTAAAAAATTTCTTGTGTtggccaacatttaaaaatcaagcaaTTTCACATAAAACCCAGTTTGCAACTTCTCTCCCCACCATGGCAGATCTGGCAGCACCAGGCCTGCTGCACTCTGCCCAGCTCTTAGCCTGAGTTAGGGGTCGGCAGCCCCCAGAGCAGGTGACCCCACTTGGCCAGCCTACTTCATTTCCAAGCAGTTACCATGGCCAGCCGGCCTCAGGCACCTGCTCGGGACAAGTGACTCCACAGCCTCCGTTTCCACACTGGCCGAGGACTCTCTCGCCCTGAGCCCAGTCAATCCACCCAGGCTCCCACTTTCACTTTCCAGATACCTCTGGGTCCACCCCGTATCTCCAGCTGCAATATCACTGCCCAGGCCACCACTCCTCTGTATCCACCCAGATGATCTGGGCTATCCTCCCTCTTCTAACCCGTCCTCCTCATGTCCCAAGTCTGACTCCTGTTACCCTCTTCCCGCTGCCTCAGGGAGAAGCCAGTCTTTACCTGGGCCCTCCCCGGGGGGCCTCCGTGTGCCCCTTGTCTTGGCCGCCCCACCTTGGTGGAGCTTTCCTCAGCAGCATCTGGCACAAGCCAGCTTTCCCTTGCGGGTTCCTCAGCCCTGGCCCCAGGTGTCTTGCTGCCCACCTCTCCCGTCAGACAGAGCTGGAGAGCAGGGCCCTTGAGCCTGGCACAGCAGACCCAGCTCGTCTCTGTTGGCGAGTGTGCGCCTCTTTCTCTACGTGGAGGAGTGAAATAAGTGAGGTTTCAGGAGCCAGGCCAGCCCTGGAAGGGCCCGGGGCTGGAAATGTGCTGGCCTGGCTGCTCCCTTCACTCGGGGCTCCCCatgcagccctgcccccccaccccctactctgCAGAGCTTCCCATCCTAGAGAAAAGTGTGTTTTTCTGCTACTGAGATGCcccgaggagggagggagggagggactggaCTGGCTTCTGCCTCAGGGGTGAGAGAGCCTGATTCTGGGCCCTGCTCTATTGACCGTCTTTGCCCACCAGGACTAAAGGCATAACCTCTCAGAGTGACTGTTTGTTTTTGCAAGAGCAACACGAGCCTCTGCAGCGGCTCCCGGGGACTCAAGCTGGGAATCAATAAGTACCAGCACATAATAAAGTGGATCTTGGCGAGCTCCCAGGACTGACTGAAGGAAGCGGGTGGGGGGCGGACATACCTCGTGCTGCGTGTCTTCCCGTGTCTTCCCTCCTGGCAGGGTCTCCTCAGTAGCAGGGCCGAGTGGTACCTCCTGCACGTGTCTCTGTCCCTGCCCAGGACTCAGCACAGGCAGGTGACAGGAAGGGCTGAGTGAGGGGCTTACGCACTAAAAGCATCAAATGGGCGGCTGCTGAAAAGCCTGGCTCAGTCACCAGGAGCTCAGAAAGCAGCGtagagcagggggaggagctgggCATGAGCTGAGATCTGAGCATCAGATTTGAACCTGATGACCCCAGGCACTGACGGTGTAATTTTAGTATAATCCTCGTAGTTGTTGTAAGGCTCTAGTAAGGCCATGTCTGTGAAACATCAGGCATGGTGCGTGAACGTTATCATTGAGGAGGGAACAGTCTCCTGGCCTGAGGATGCAGAGCGCACCATCATGTGGCCTTTGAAGGCACTGTGGTTTTAAAACTGTGCTGTGTTTTTGCAACGGGGGCACCAATGGTGTGTGATTTCCAAGGGATTCCAGGGGTGGTGGTATCATTGGGGCAAGGTCTGGGTCTGGAATATGGGCAAGAAATGAATGGTGAACATATGAGCTTATAAACAGCCCCAAATTCAGACCCAGTATCAAGTAACCAGTCATTCATCCGCCTGGGCACTGGAAAAGGAAGGATGTGCATCTACCCAGGCTGAGAATGGGGGTGAAGAGCTGTAGAAAGCTAAGGATGTTTGATGACGAGAAAGTCCTCATGGAGGAGAATAATACTAACCTGACTTCAGCAGCAGAAAGAAGGACAGCAGCctcctgaggctcagagcagcgCGCCCGTGAAGAGCCCAGGCCACCGTCAGCTGGAGGATGGACAGAGCTGTGCTCAGCAGAAGCCAGGGGCACCTGCCCTGCGGCTGCACGTACCTCAGCCAACAACTGGCCTCTATAGTCACCCTCCCTGGAGACCTCCCAGAGTCCAGGGTCTTGCCATCATAGAAAATCCAGTCTGGAATAGATTAGTGAAATTTGGGGAAGACAGCTGAGGCTCAGATAGGAGGAAATCTCAGAGGAAGCGGATGAAGATGCAACCAGAGACCTCTGGGAAGGGCACCAGAGGATGGTACGGGGAGCACGCCAGCAGGGGCTCTCATGTCACAGCCTCCAGCAGAGGGCCTGAGAACCTGCAGGCTGGATGGCCGACCCTCCCCTCCGCAGCCCGACAACGGCTCAGGCTTGCACCAGGCTCACCAACGGAGGCCGAGTTGTCTGTGCTGTACAACTGAGATGCTCATTTTCAGTATGCCGACATCTGGTGCCAGTCTGCCAGGGTCACCTGTGGTTGGGCAGGGAGTTGGCCCCACTCCACCTGCCAGCGACTCTGTCTCCAGTGAAGGAGGTGAACAGGAGGCAGGAACCAAGGTTGGGGAGAGTACAGTGTGTAGAGGCCCCTGTGGAGGAAGGAGGTCTGGGCTCAGGACGGAGGCCATGGGGTGCCTGGGGTCAGCCATGACATAGGTGCCATGGAGACACCAGCCACAGCTGTCATCCCAGATCTGGGGACTAACGGGGACCACAGCCAAAAAGCAGATCAAATGACTGCTCTTGAAACcagagaggcagagactggaaggaAAGAGCAGAGGGGCAAGGTCCAAGGCCTCTAACAGTGGAGAAGGGTGGTGGGCTTTGTGGCTGGGCCACATCCCAGAGGGAAGCCTGACTCAGACTTCACAGGAATGGGCTCCAAGCCATGATGAGGTCCAGGGTGTGATCAAGGGGAGGAGTAAAGAGCCACCAGACAGGAGTGGACAAAGAACCGAGGGCACTTGAGGGTCATCCACGTGGACATTCTGGTCACCAGGAGACGTAGAAGTTTGGGGAGGAAGTCTGCAGTGATTTCTGCATCTCTCCTCCTATAAAGCCCCGCGTGAATCGTCAGTGGCACTCACCATGCCATAGGCTGGTATTTCTCCACGCATCTGCCTCCCACACTGGAGCAGAAGCTCCTAGAAGCACACATGTGCTGTTAGCCAGGAGTCAACAGAGCTGGGCTTCTGAGTGTTTGACTGGCTCGGGGCAGGTGTCACCAGTGTCCCTTTGCGCTCAGAGTAATGATAACACAGGCCTCCTTATCAACACCTGGTTTCCTCCCCCACAGGTGCAGGTGGGAAGCACACCTCAGGACCAAAGAATTGTGGGGTACATCTCCTGCACACACCTGCACGCCCTGCCAGGTAGGGGCCGGGGCCCTGGCTTCAGCGGGCGGGGAACGTCCCCTCGGGGGGCGGGGATCACCCTGGCTGGGGCCTGGCGGCAGCTTcgtcacctctctgtgcttcggCCCCACAGAGGACAGTGACATTCGGTGTGAGCAGCTGAACATGCTTCAGGATTGGCTGGCCGATTTCCGAAAATCTACCTCCTCATCCAGCACAGCCAACCCCGAGGAGCTGGTGGCGTTTGACGTCATCTGCGGAGATTTTAACTTTGACAACTGCTCCTCTGGTGAGGCGTGCTCCTCCCCACTAGGGTCGGCCACTGCGGGAGGCGTGGGCTCTAGTCACAGCTGGAAAGACTGGAGTTAGGCAGCTCAAATAACTTCCTGCACCTTGGGAGCATGGGAGTGGGACGTTTAGCAAGACTATGATTTCTCTGCCCCCAAGAAATCCTAGAATAAGAACACATGCACTGCCTTGAAagcccccctgcactgggaatgcggggtcttaaccactggaccaccaaggaagtcccaccaGGCACAATTCTGCCTATTAGAGAGAGCATTCTCAAGGATGCAGAAACCCAGTGACAGATGAACCACAGCTCCATCTGTCTGGGAACACAGACCCCTCCCAGAGGCAGTTACCTGAGGGACAGGGATCTGGTGACTCTGGTCAGACCAGAACCAGAGGCAGGTGGCCCTCCAGGATAGACCAGACACCCTGAGCCCCTCggcactccctccctccttgcaCAGATGACAAGCTGGAGCAGCAGCACTCCCTGTTTACACGTTACAAGGACCCCTGCcgcctggggcctggggaggagaAGCCATGGGCAATCGGTGAGCTGGGGTTGGGGATGGTGCTGGgacgggaggggagggggcctggggcaggggaagggcacTGCTGAGGCCTGACACCCCACGGGCTTGCCGGAGAGACCTGGCCCCAGGATCCcactgctgggaggagggggcactCAGCTGCCGGGCCTGCAGAAGCCCTggcccacccctcctgccccggGGAGGCAGCCCTCCTCGAGgctggctgggccctgcccacagTGACCACTCTCACCCCCTCGTCCCCAGGTACCCTGCTGGACAAGGATGGTCTCTACGACGAGGAAGTGTGCACCCCTGACAACCTACAAAAGTAAGTGCCCAGCACCCGTGCTGCTGTGGTCACGCAGGGCAGGCAGATCCAGGCGGCTCCCAGGTCTGGAATGAGCACTGACCCAGACACAGGTGTGGAGAGATGGGCTTCTGCGGGCAGGCGAGAGCACACAGCCCCATGGGAGGACTCCTGTGAGAGCCTCAGGGATGCAAACTGGGGGTAGGCGGAGGCCATGGTGGACTTCATGTCCCAGGGGTGTCCTTACCAAGAAGACGCCTCCGAGTAGGCCTGGGGTCTTGAGGTGGCATTTCCTACACCAGCAACCAGAGTCTGGGCCCACTCTACCAGAGCTTGGCCTGCCCTGAGCTCCAGCCTGCCCTGGGCACAGGAGAAAGGACCAGAATCTCCCAGGGCAAGGCCAATCTCTTCCCCCGTGGAAGAGCCCTGGGGATGGTGTTTGATGCTGAAGCCCAGCAGTGGGTAGCCACCAATTAGgcaaataaaaacatgaacaaaGCTAACACAAGCCAGTCCTTTTCAAAGCAGAGACAGTTCCATCCCAGCCAAACTGCATTCTTGAACCCGAGGAGACTTCCAAAAAGGACACATTTGAGAGGCCAGAAGCAGAGCCCATTTATAATTCACAGCCCAAGACTGCAGAGCCATGGCAATGGCTCCTCGCAGCTAATTTGAGCCAATTAATTAGATTATAGACTAAATTTGAAACATCATCCTATGCCgagaaaattatctttttatgaaATGATGATTTAAAAACGGGTATCAGTAACTCTTAGGTCACTGATGCTGGAATTAATCATCAAAGGCAAAGGACAGCAATGGACTACATTTCTGAGACATAACGATGTTCTGCATGTCATTATTGTATTTATCTCGAGGCTGATAAAGACCTTGTAGAAAACCATGTCTGCTGGCCGTGCCTGTCCGGTGTCTCTTGGTGGCTGCACCTCTCGCCCCCAACACTGGCCTGCATCTGCCCTCCAGATGGAGTGTCCCTTGAAGGCTCCTTCCCACTGGTACTCAGGCTCTGGAGGAAACCTGACAGGAAGCAGATAGCAGACAAGAAGGCAGAAGACCCAGCCTCAGGGCATAACATTCTACCTGAaagccctgccctccctgcaggACCTTGACCAGCACGTGCACACCCATATCAGTTTTCTTCCACCGAGAAATCGGGAGACAGCCGCATCCCACCTTGTTCCTTTCTTGACACACCTGGTCCCCAAAGTGTTCTGGGGCCACAGCCACCATTCTTGTGTTAGAGGAGGACATGGAGGCTCAGAGGTTTGATGGCACAGACTGACATGAGTCCAGTCCTGGGATGGGGTCTGGGTGCTCTCCTGGCTCCCCTGGCCCCCTGCTGACCTGAAACAAGACTCATGGGGGGCCTGGGGACTTCCAGAAGAGAAGGGTCCCTGAGGTTCACTGCAATGATCAAGTTCCCCAAAACAGGACCCTATTAGCTCAGACCAGAACCCCATCCTGGAGAGGGGATGGGCAGTTCTGTCCCCAACTTGGTCACAGGCTCTGGGTGGTGCCAACGTTCTagttcagaaagggaaagagtgCTGCCAGCCCAAGGTGGACACGGGACACTCCCAGGTAGACTCTGGAGTGGCCCAGGTCAGTCAGGAACTAGCAGGCTCAGACCTGGTCTCCGTCCATCCCAGTCCCTTTTCGGGCTCACGAGGAAGACAGGTCTTAAATGCAAGGGTTTGACCTGACTTGGGGGCGGAACGTGGCTCCACACTCAGGACCTGGGGCTGGGGCGGCGCTCACCTTGCCTTCTGTGCCTTTTGTCTGTGTGAGCAGGGTCTTGGAGAGCGAGGAAGGTCGCAGGGAGTACCTCGCCTTCCCCACCAGCAAGAGCCCCGGAGGAGGCCAGAAGGGACGCAAAGAGCTGCTGAAGGGCAACGGCAGGCGCATCGACTACATGCTGCATGGGGAGGAGGGACTGTGCCCAGACTGGAAGGCTGTGAGTCTGAGCTGggttgggctgggctgggcaagGCAGCCAGGCTGCGCCTGTAGATAGAGGACCCTAGCCCTGCACCCCATGGCAGCACGGAGCCCTCCTCTGAAAATGGGACATGCCAGTCCAGGAGACCTTTGGGGCCCACAGATCCTCCCACCCCTCTGCCTTCAGGAAGGTCCAAACCAGGCTCCTCTTTTACAGGATGCCCTTTGGGTCTAACTGGGatgtttctttttccccccatccccgcccccacaGGAAGTGGAAGAATTCAGTTTCATCACCCAGCTGTCAGGCCTGACGGACCATCTCCCAGTGGCCATGCGACTGATGGTGTctgcgggggaggaggaggcataGACTGGCCAAGTCACCAAGAGCAGCGGGGGCCTCCGCCAGCCCTTTGAGCCACAGTCCCTTCCTGGCCGTGTCCCCTCCAGCGAGCGCCGCCACCGGTGctaggggaggagggcagaggcccGGGAGAGCTGCGGCCAGTCCTGGGTGAGCTGGAACCAGCGCTGCCCGGCACCTCTGGGCACTCGCCGTGGACAGGAGTCAGGCCGGCCTGGGGAGTCCCGGCTGCCCAACCAGTGCCATTCTTTCAAATCGTGATTTTCTACAAATCTACAGCACAACCTAGTTTGTAACCCGTGGGTTAGTATGAGAACCGGGTTTCTGTACTCTTTGTATCTCTTCTCAAGCTTCGTCCAGGGTTCATTGTTTTTGTCTGCTGCCATGTCGTCTCGCATGCCTGCACCCTCGCATGCACACTGCCCGCATGCCACATGCCACGCTGTAGCCACAGACCCCTCGCTTGGGCCTCACCCAAGGCCAAACTCCAAACACAATCAGAACCAGCCAAAGAAGCATTCCTGGACACAGGGCCGCTGGCTTGCCACCTCCAGCCTGGACAGCTCACAGGCACGGACCGTGAGGGCTGTGTCCAGTCACCAGCGAGCCCGGGCGCTTCCCCAGGGTCTTGCATTCAAGGgcgattatattttaaaaagaaaaacagaaaaagttaagAACAAAAACAACCCTTCACTTTAAAGggtctgcaagccaagaaggaGAACACTGCTCTGAGCCAGGCTCCCTTCCCCCAGCACAGCAGAGCCTGGAGCCTCCCCTGGAGACGCCAAGGTGGACAGACAATGGAGCCATAGACAGGAATCTGAGGAGAGAGCATCACTTTTTTACAGGAAGAAGGGCAACTCACAGCataagggggggagggggacttgTGGTTTTGGAAATGATAGATTTGTAGCTTCTCTTCTGTCAAAACCAACACATCCTCTTTCTGCCTGATCCTGTCTCCCCAACGGACACCCTTCTGGTTTGGGACCAATCTTTTCCTGGGGACTGTCCCCATCCACGTGCTGGCTGAGCTCAGGAACCGTCCACCTGCCTCTGGGTGGGGCTGCGGCTCTGTCCTCCTAGGCCCATCCTCAACAGTGACCTGGGGGCCCTGGACAAAAGGGCTGGAAGTCAAGGAGCAGAGCAGCCTGTCCCCTCACCAGCGTGCAGGCTGGGGGTGGCAAGGCCAACGGCCACTGCTCACCCCAGGCAGGGAGTGGTACTGGTTGACATCCAGGTGCACAGGCATCCACTCTGCCACCATGTGACCAGGGCCAGCCCCGGGCACCTGCGCACAGCGTGGCAGAGGCTGCAGATGAAGCCCGTAGCGCCTCACCCCACGGC includes:
- the SMPD3 gene encoding sphingomyelin phosphodiesterase 3 isoform X1, translated to MVLYTTPFPNSCLSALHAVSWALIFPCYWLADRLLASFIPTTYEKRQRADDPCYLQLLCTVLFTPVYLALLVASLPFAFLGFLLWSPLQSARRSYVYSRLEDKGATGGAALLSEWKGTGSGKSFCFATANLCLLPDSLARLNNVFNTQARAKEIGQRIRNGASRPQIKIYIDSPTNTSISAASFSSLVSPQGSDGVARAVPGSIKRTASVEYKGDGGHHPSDEAANGLASGDPADGGGSLEDACIVRISGDEGGRPPEAVDTPTGDQARNGAGGGPRGQTPNHHQRDGDSGSLGSPSASRESLVKVRAGADGGSGEPGANSKLPYKASAVKKAAARRRRHPDEAFDHEVSAFFPANLDFLCLQEVFDKRAAAKLKDQLHGYFEYILYDVGVYGCHGCCSFKCLNSGLFFASRYPIMDVAYHCYTNGRFSDSLASKGALYLKVQVGSTPQDQRIVGYISCTHLHALPEDSDIRCEQLNMLQDWLADFRKSTSSSSTANPEELVAFDVICGDFNFDNCSSDDKLEQQHSLFTRYKDPCRLGPGEEKPWAIGTLLDKDGLYDEEVCTPDNLQKVLESEEGRREYLAFPTSKSPGGGQKGRKELLKGNGRRIDYMLHGEEGLCPDWKAEVEEFSFITQLSGLTDHLPVAMRLMVSAGEEEA
- the SMPD3 gene encoding sphingomyelin phosphodiesterase 3 isoform X2 — translated: MVLYTTPFPNSCLSALHAVSWALIFPCYWLADRLLASFIPTTYEKRQRADDPCYLQLLCTVLFTPVYLALLVASLPFAFLGFLLWSPLQSARRSYVYSRLEDKGATGGAALLSEWKGTGSGKSFCFATANLCLLPDSLARLNNVFNTQARAKEIGQRIRNGASRPQIKIYIDSPTNTSISAASFSSLVSPQGSDGVARAVPGSIKRTASVEYKGDGGHHPSDEAANGLASGDPADGGGSLEDACIVRISGDEGGRPPEAVDTPTGDQARNGAGGGPRGQTPNHHQRDGDSGSLGSPSASRESLVKEVFDKRAAAKLKDQLHGYFEYILYDVGVYGCHGCCSFKCLNSGLFFASRYPIMDVAYHCYTNGRFSDSLASKGALYLKVQVGSTPQDQRIVGYISCTHLHALPEDSDIRCEQLNMLQDWLADFRKSTSSSSTANPEELVAFDVICGDFNFDNCSSDDKLEQQHSLFTRYKDPCRLGPGEEKPWAIGTLLDKDGLYDEEVCTPDNLQKVLESEEGRREYLAFPTSKSPGGGQKGRKELLKGNGRRIDYMLHGEEGLCPDWKAEVEEFSFITQLSGLTDHLPVAMRLMVSAGEEEA